CCTGAAAATGTGAAAATGAACCGCGACGGTTACGAAAGTATAGATGATGTTTTGGAACGAGGTGATCACGCATTATCTCCGGATTCGTTTGAAACAAAAGCAAATCAAACCAGTGCTTTGATTTTAGATACCCGAAAACCGGAAGATTTTGCCAAAGGTTTTATTCCAAATTCCATTAATATCGGCATCGACGGCGGATTTGCTCCCTGGGTTGGTGCGCTTATTCCGGATTTGAAACAAACCATATTATTGGTAACCGATCCGGGACGGGAAGAAGAAGTAGTAACACGCCTGGCACGTGTTGGTTATGACTATGCCATCGGGTATTTAAAAGGTGGATTTAATGTCTGGAAAAAATCAGTAAAAGAAGTGGATACGGTAATTTCTCTGCCAGCCCAGGAATTTGCAGATCGTTATAATGAAGGAGGAATTAAAGTTATCGACGTAAGAAAACCGGATGAATTTGAAGCCGGACATGTGGATGGCGCAGAAAATATTCCTTTGGATACGATCAATGAAGGTATGGGGAACTTATCAAAAAATGAAACACTTTATGTGCATTGTGCCGGCGGTTACCGTTCAATGATTGCAGCTTCTATTTTAAAATCGAGAGGGTTTGATCATGTGGTGAATATTGAAGGCGGTTTTGGAGCGATTCAGAAGACGGAAGTGGTTTTGAATTAATTTTGAACATTATTAAGTTTCAACAAATTCATCGCCAGAGCAGGAGGCTCCTAAGGAGCCGGACAATCCTTATTTACACATAATTTCTATAAACAGGAAGCCCGTATCGGGCTAATTACTAGGAAATTTCTATAAATTCAGCCCGGTAAGGGCTTCCTGTTTATAGCATCCAAGATGAAAAATATGTCCGGCTCCTTAGGAGCCTCCTGTTGATATGCAGGTTTAATTAAATCTCGAAACAAGAAAAGGTATTAACATCATACAACATTCATATGGAAATCTTCGAACTCATCCGCAAACCCTGGCCTTGGTACATCGCCGGGCCGCTTATTGGTTTTACAGTTCCGATTTTACTTTTACTAGGAAATAAATCTTTCGGGATTTCTTCTTCCTTACGTCATATATGCGCCGCTGTTATTCCTGCCAACATTTCTTTTTTCAAATACGACTGGAAAAAAGAAGCCTGGAATTTATTCTTCGTTGCGGGAATAACTTTGGGTGGTTTTGTGGCCACTTATCTGCTGACAAATCCTGATTCATTGATCGTTGCAGAATCCACAAAAGCCAGTTTAACTCAATTAGGAATAACAGATTTTTCAGGATTAATGCCGGCCGATATCTTCTCAGTTGAAAATATTTTATCTTTAAAAGGATTGATCTTTTTCGTTTTCGGAGGGTTTCTGGTTGGTTTTGGGACACGTTACGCTGGAGGCTGCACATCCGGACATGCCATTATGGGACTTGCCAATTTGCAATGGCCTTCGCTGGTAGCAACGATATTTTTTATGGTTGGCGGTTTCTTTTCAACCTGGATTCTGCTACCCTGGCTTTTAAACCTGGTCAGATAAATATTTTCCACTGAAATTAATTGAATACTATGACAACCATTAAAAATAGCTCTGCTGCGGAAATTGAGCTTTTAGATAAAAATGAAGACAGTTATGACGGTACCAATCAGCAGTCAAGAACTGAAAGTTTTATCGGCAATTTGAAATACCTGATCGTCGGTGTATTTTTTGGAATCGTTTTTGTCAAAGCGGAAATCGTTTCCTGGTTCAGGATTCAGGAAATGTTCAGGTTGGATTCCTTCCATATGTATGGCGTGATCGGGTCGGCAGTTGCAGTGGGTTTGATTTCTTTACAAATCATCAAAAGATTTAAAATCAAAACAATTAGCGGTGAAGAAGTAAGTATACCACCAAAACACTTTAATAAAGGACAGATTTACGGAGGGTTTTTATTCGGCCTGGGCTGGGCAATTACAGGCGCTTGTCCTGGACCATTATTTGCACAAATCGGAAGTGGTTTTCTGGTTGTAATAATAACCTTGCTGAGCGCAATTGCAGGAACCTGGACTTACGGATTGTTACGTTCCAGACTCCCGCATTAACATTACAGTTTTCTTGCAATAAGATATAATTGTTCGTCTCCCAACATAAATGGATCCGCTTCCAGATTTCCAAAAGCGCCAATAACTTTCAGTCCAGCAGATTCAAACATAAATTTGAGTTCGGCCAAAGTATAAATATGCTGACGAACCGTATGTGTTACTTTTTCAGTCCCCGAAATAAAAGTCTGCTCAGCTTCTATGTAACCTTCTTCCGGATAATATTCATTTTGAGCGAGATAGACGATATCACTCTGCACCGGCATCCAGTTTCTTATCTGATAATTGGGAAAAATACTTTCCGCAAGATTTTCAGTATGAACAGCAAACTGACCGCCAGGAATTAACAGATCAGAAATCTTTTGAAGAAATTTCTGCATATCCGGACGCGGAAAAAAGCTGAAACTGTTTCCAAAACAGTAAGCCGCATCGAAAGATCCGGCCTCAAAAGAAACGGCAAGAATATCTTCACAAACCACAGCAACAGGCAAACTTTCCTGCTCAGCAATTTTTTCTAACTCTTCACAATATTCCGTTGATAAATCAACGCAGGTAAGCTCGATTCCCTGATCTGCAAGCGGCAAAGCATGACGGCCATAACCAGCCATGACATCGAGAACCTTGTTTCCTTCTTTCAGATCAAGTGTATCCCGCAAAAAATCGACTTCAAATTCCGTATACTCTTCGTCCTGATTTAACTTCCATGCCTTCTGCGGCAAACCTTCAAAATATGTATGATACCAGGCCAATGTGCTAAACAATTTAATTCCCACAAAAATAGTCAATTTTATTAAACGCAGAGTTTTGGGAGTTATACGCTGAGTTCGGGAATTTTTGTTTTTGTCAGTTTAACAAGAGAACTCCCCTAAACGCTGCGGAAAACTTCCAATACCTCCGCGTTAAAAAAACAAAACTCACCGTACTCTGCGAAAAACTCCGCTAACTCTGCGTTTAAATGTTTTTTAGCAGTAAAAAAGATGGTTTTCTTCCTCTTAACTCTTTTTCGATATACATTTAGTCTTTCAAGGCTAAGACGTTATTCCATACCAAACAGTTATTCAACCTGATGACCCCTAAAAACTTTTTACGAAAACCACTTCCGATACTGGCATTAACCGCCGTTGTGGTCGTTTCCTGTATGAAAATGGCTCCATCGACTACCAAAATTTCCAGCAAACCGATGGTGATTAAGGAAGATCCAGCCACTGGAAAAGCCAGAGCTAAGGAAATCCGTGACAATACGGTTATAAAACTTGCCGATGGATTAAAACTTGACCTTTGGGCATCAGATTCTCTGGCACCAGATCCGGTTGCCATTTCCATTGACGATAAGGGAAGAGTTTATCTCAATAGAACAAACAGACAGAAAAACTCTGAATTTGATATCCGCGGTCACCGTAACTGGATGACGCCTTCCATTGCTTTGCAATCTGTTGAAGATCGTCGTGCGTTTTTGCGCAGCACTTTTGATCCTTCCAAAAGCAAGGAAAACGAATGGCTTAAAGATTTGAACGGCGACGGCTCACACGACTGGAAGGATCTTACCGTTGAAAAAGACGAAGTATGGCGTTTGGAAGATACTGACAATGACGGTATCGCAGACGTTTCCATGCGCATTTTGAGTGATTTCTTTGAAGAAATTTCAGATGTTGCCGGCGGTTTGCTGGTTCGTGCACAAGATACTTTTGTAGCCATCGCTCCTGATGTCTGGAGACTGAAAGATACCAACGGTGATGGAATTCTGGATCAAAAAACATCCATTAGTCATGGTTATGGTGTACATATTGGATTCGGCGGTCACGGTATGTCAAATCCGATTGAAGGTCCGGATGGGAAAATTTACTGGAACATCGGTGATATCGGAGCCAACATTACAACCAAAGAAGGTGAGAATTTCAAACGCCCTAATGAAGGAATTATCGCAAGATCAAATCCCGACGGAACTGATTTCGAGATTTTTGCAGGTGGTTTGAGAAATACGCACGAATTCGTTTTTGATGAATACGGTAACCTGATAAGTTCTGATAACGACGGTGATCATCCCGGCGAAAGCGAGCGTCTTGTTCACGTGGTTGAAGGTTCGGACGCCGGCTGGCGTTCAAACTGGCAGTACGGAAAATATACTGATCCAAAGAATAACAGCTATAAAGTATGGATGGACGAGAAATTATATGTTCCGCATTGGGAAGGTCAGGCGGCCTACATCATTCCTCCTATCCAGAATTTCCACAACGGTCCAACGGGAATGCAGTACAATCCGGGAACGGCTTTGGGATCAGAATGGAAAAACAAGTTTTTCCTGGTTGAATTTGTTGGTAACCCTGCACGTTCGCCAATCTGGTCATTTGGTTTGAAGCCAAAAGGTGCCTCTTTCGTGCTTGATGGAGAAAAAAATATTTTGAACGGAATTCTGCCAACCGGTATTCGTTTCGGTCCGGATGGAGCACTTTATGTGGCTGACTGGATCAATGGCTGGGATACGAAAAACTACGGGCGCGTTTGGCGACTGGATGTAACGGACAGCAAAAATGATCTGAAAGCGTTGCGACTTGAAACAAAACGTTTGATGCAGCTGGATTATACCAAACAGGCTGAGTCAATGTTGTACACTTTGTTGTCAAATCAGGATATGCGCATCCGTTTGAAAGCGCAGTTTGAACTGGCTTCCCGTGGTGCAAAAGGTGCTGCGGAATTAAACAAAGCCATTACGGCAACCGGCAGTCAACTGGCTCGTATCCATGGAATTTGGGGTATCGGACAATTGGCGAGACAAGACAAAGCTTATGCAAATACTTTGTTCACTTTATTGAAAGATGCTGATCCGGAAATCATTTCGCAGGCTGCAAAAGTTTTGGGTGATGCAAAAATCGCAGAAGCGGGTCCTTTGCTAATTCCTTTACTGACTGACAAAAATCCTCGTGTGAAGTTTTTCGGCGCGCAGGCTTTGGGGCGTATCAAAGAAAAACAAGCAGTTACTGCGTTGCTTGATATGATCAAAGCGAATAAAGATGAAGACCTTTATTTAAGACACTCGGCAGTTCTTGCCCTTTCCCGGATTGGTGAAGTAGAACCGATTGTTGCGCTTGTTAACAATCCTGACAAATCGCTACGTATCGCCGCCGTCTTGGTATTGCGCCGGTTGAGCAGCGACAAGGTAAGTTTGTTTTTGCAGGACAAAGACGAATATGTAGTAACAGAAGCTGCTCGTGCGATCAATGATGATTTATCGATTGAACCGGCTCTACCTGCTTTGGCAGCAATTTTGAAAGAGAAAAGATTTACTTCTGAGCCTTTACTGCGCCGTGCGATCAATGCATCCCTGCGTGTAGGTGGCGATGAACAATTGGACAATCTGATTGCTTTTGCTAAAAGAAAAGACGTAAGTAATGAACTGAGAGCGGAGGCACTGGCGACTTTGGGTAGCTGGGCAAATCCATCAGTTCTGGATCGCGTTGACGGTCGCTACCGGGGCGTAATTACCAGAAATCCTGAAATTGTTAAGACAAAAATAAAACCTCAAATCAGTTCACTTTTGCAGGAAGACGATGCTGCCATTTTAATCGCAACATCTCAGCTGGTAAGCGAATTGGGAATTTCTGACAATAATGCGACGCTGGCTAAAATCCTTGACGATAACAAAAATCCGAAAGTAAGAGCCGCTATGTTAACTGCCTTGCATGACCTGAAATATTCAGAAATGGAAACGGTTATGAAAAAAGGGATGACCGATCCGGATGCTGATGTTCGTACTTCTGCATTGGCTTTGGTGAGCAGTGTAAATATGTCAAAAGAGACACTTTCAGATATTTCCAAGACGATTTTTGAAAAAGGAAGTATCAAGGAGCAGCAGCAAATGTTGCGTGTTTTAGGTGGTTTGCCAGTTGCCAAAACTGAAACAATTTTTGATGGTTTGATTGGTAAAATGGCTTCAAAAGAACTTCCTAATACTTTGGCTCTTGACCTTGGTGAAGCTGTGGATTCAACAAAATCAAGTACATTAATCGCCAAAATGGCTCCAATGCGCTCTACCGGAACAACGGTTGCAGATTATCAGGAATCACTTTATGGCGGAAATGCCATGCTGGGACGCAGATATTTCATGACGAGTTCGCAAGCAGAATGTACACGTTGTCATTCCATCGGTGGACAAGGCGGAGCAGTTGGTCCGTCACTTTCCAAAATTGGTTCAACTTTGACAAGAGAACAAATTCTGCAAGCGTTGATCGAGCCAAGTGCGAGATTATCCCCTGGTTTTGGTATGGTGGTTCTGACACTTAAAGACGGACAAACCGCATCAGGAATTCTGTCAGAAGAAAACGCACATGAGCTTGTACTTAAAACTTCGGAAGCCGAGCCTTTGAAAATCCCGGTATCAAGAATTGCAAAACGCGATAATGTTCCTTCCAGTATGCCTCCGATGGGTTCAATCATGTCCAAAAGAGAAATTCGGGATGTGGT
The nucleotide sequence above comes from Dyadobacter subterraneus. Encoded proteins:
- a CDS encoding class I SAM-dependent methyltransferase; translated protein: MGIKLFSTLAWYHTYFEGLPQKAWKLNQDEEYTEFEVDFLRDTLDLKEGNKVLDVMAGYGRHALPLADQGIELTCVDLSTEYCEELEKIAEQESLPVAVVCEDILAVSFEAGSFDAAYCFGNSFSFFPRPDMQKFLQKISDLLIPGGQFAVHTENLAESIFPNYQIRNWMPVQSDIVYLAQNEYYPEEGYIEAEQTFISGTEKVTHTVRQHIYTLAELKFMFESAGLKVIGAFGNLEADPFMLGDEQLYLIARKL
- a CDS encoding DUF7133 domain-containing protein, which translates into the protein MTPKNFLRKPLPILALTAVVVVSCMKMAPSTTKISSKPMVIKEDPATGKARAKEIRDNTVIKLADGLKLDLWASDSLAPDPVAISIDDKGRVYLNRTNRQKNSEFDIRGHRNWMTPSIALQSVEDRRAFLRSTFDPSKSKENEWLKDLNGDGSHDWKDLTVEKDEVWRLEDTDNDGIADVSMRILSDFFEEISDVAGGLLVRAQDTFVAIAPDVWRLKDTNGDGILDQKTSISHGYGVHIGFGGHGMSNPIEGPDGKIYWNIGDIGANITTKEGENFKRPNEGIIARSNPDGTDFEIFAGGLRNTHEFVFDEYGNLISSDNDGDHPGESERLVHVVEGSDAGWRSNWQYGKYTDPKNNSYKVWMDEKLYVPHWEGQAAYIIPPIQNFHNGPTGMQYNPGTALGSEWKNKFFLVEFVGNPARSPIWSFGLKPKGASFVLDGEKNILNGILPTGIRFGPDGALYVADWINGWDTKNYGRVWRLDVTDSKNDLKALRLETKRLMQLDYTKQAESMLYTLLSNQDMRIRLKAQFELASRGAKGAAELNKAITATGSQLARIHGIWGIGQLARQDKAYANTLFTLLKDADPEIISQAAKVLGDAKIAEAGPLLIPLLTDKNPRVKFFGAQALGRIKEKQAVTALLDMIKANKDEDLYLRHSAVLALSRIGEVEPIVALVNNPDKSLRIAAVLVLRRLSSDKVSLFLQDKDEYVVTEAARAINDDLSIEPALPALAAILKEKRFTSEPLLRRAINASLRVGGDEQLDNLIAFAKRKDVSNELRAEALATLGSWANPSVLDRVDGRYRGVITRNPEIVKTKIKPQISSLLQEDDAAILIATSQLVSELGISDNNATLAKILDDNKNPKVRAAMLTALHDLKYSEMETVMKKGMTDPDADVRTSALALVSSVNMSKETLSDISKTIFEKGSIKEQQQMLRVLGGLPVAKTETIFDGLIGKMASKELPNTLALDLGEAVDSTKSSTLIAKMAPMRSTGTTVADYQESLYGGNAMLGRRYFMTSSQAECTRCHSIGGQGGAVGPSLSKIGSTLTREQILQALIEPSARLSPGFGMVVLTLKDGQTASGILSEENAHELVLKTSEAEPLKIPVSRIAKRDNVPSSMPPMGSIMSKREIRDVVEFLSGLK
- a CDS encoding DUF6691 family protein — protein: MTTIKNSSAAEIELLDKNEDSYDGTNQQSRTESFIGNLKYLIVGVFFGIVFVKAEIVSWFRIQEMFRLDSFHMYGVIGSAVAVGLISLQIIKRFKIKTISGEEVSIPPKHFNKGQIYGGFLFGLGWAITGACPGPLFAQIGSGFLVVIITLLSAIAGTWTYGLLRSRLPH
- a CDS encoding YeeE/YedE family protein, which codes for MEIFELIRKPWPWYIAGPLIGFTVPILLLLGNKSFGISSSLRHICAAVIPANISFFKYDWKKEAWNLFFVAGITLGGFVATYLLTNPDSLIVAESTKASLTQLGITDFSGLMPADIFSVENILSLKGLIFFVFGGFLVGFGTRYAGGCTSGHAIMGLANLQWPSLVATIFFMVGGFFSTWILLPWLLNLVR